The following coding sequences lie in one Saccharomyces mikatae IFO 1815 strain IFO1815 genome assembly, chromosome: 10 genomic window:
- the RSM26 gene encoding mitochondrial 37S ribosomal protein mS42 (similar to Saccharomyces cerevisiae RSM26 (YJR101W); ancestral locus Anc_7.473), with protein sequence MLVFKRGIHVVPKLPNAKGLLQNGIPKILSSMGFKTVWFDYQRYLCDKLTLATAGQSLESYYPFHILLKTAGNPLQSNIFNLASSIHNNHLFVENILPSTIKTGTDSDAAVKTEPSRLFLSRIEDSFDGSDWEAVKEEMIHRAENEVLGQGWLFLVENKEKKLFILTTNNNGTPYYFPRNQSFDLNSAISIDEFGTLKQMEKMIGNSTKLNGKVQDWTMPVICVNLWDQAYLHDYGVGNRSKYVKNVLDNLNWSVVNNRIFSGISR encoded by the coding sequence ATGcttgttttcaaaagaggTATTCACGTAGTACCCAAGCTACCTAATGCCAAGGGACTACTACAAAATGGGATTCCTAAAATACTCAGTTCTATGGGTTTCAAGACGGTATGGTTCGACTATCAGCGGTATCTATGCGATAAGCTAACACTGGCGACAGCGGGACAGTCTCTTGAATCTTATTACCCATTCCACATATTACTGAAAACTGCAGGAAATCCATTGCAatctaatattttcaatttggcCTCGTCCATCCACAATAACCATTTATTCGTGGAAAATATTTTACCGTCGACCATCAAGACGGGCACTGATTCGGATGCAGCGGTAAAGACAGAGCCATCAAGGCTTTTCTTGTCAAGAATTGAAGATTCTTTCGATGGCAGCGACTGGGAAGCTGTAAAAGAGGAGATGATACATCGTGCCGAGAATGAGGTATTAGGACAAGGCTGGCTGTTTCTCGTcgaaaacaaagaaaaaaagctcTTTATATTAACCACTAATAACAATGGTACCCCGTATTATTTCCCCAGGAACCAATCGTTTGATTTAAACAGTGCAATTTCTATCGATGAATTTGGTACCCTAAagcaaatggaaaaaatgaTCGGAAACTCTACGAAGCTGAATGGTAAGGTACAGGATTGGACCATGCCTGTAATTTGCGTCAATCTATGGGATCAAGCGTATTTGCATGATTATGGCGTTGGTAACCGATCGAAATACGTGAAAAATGTTCTTGATAACTTGAATTGGTCGGTGGTAAATAATAGGATATTCTCTGGTATCTCGAGGTAG
- the AIM25 gene encoding Aim25p (similar to Saccharomyces cerevisiae AIM25 (YJR100C); ancestral locus Anc_7.472), with amino-acid sequence MNRTEMVFINRLCIRNLTTLSKALKNSHGRVIRNGSFRRVIREKNQITSTPPVYAFNENNNNGIIKIHDPVATTILNEPTIIIERQMEFMNVFLGFEQANRYAIMDVNGNKIASMMERDFSITKAIMRQFYRLHRPFLVDVFDNWGNVIMTIKRPFSFINSHIKTIVPPSAYVDNRNETTHCHDGEEGTIVGETIQNWHLWRRRYELFQKDGIEDSAFDQFGKIDAPFLSFDFPVTDAMGKIMASVDRNWVGLGRELFTDTGVYIVRFDSQRCFNDIYPIEMLSSQVLTLDQRAVLLANAVSIDFDYFSRHSRQSGGFLSFGGGYDE; translated from the coding sequence ATGAACAGAACAGAAATGGTTTTTATTAACCGATTATGTATAAGAAATTTGACGACGTTAAGCAAAGCATTAAAGAACTCCCATGGTAGAGTAATCAGAAATGGGTCCTTTAGAAGAGTGATTCGTGAAAAGAATCAAATAACGAGTACGCCACCAGTATATGCTTTTAAcgaaaataacaataacggtataataaaaatacatgATCCTGTAGCTACTACAATCCTCAACGAGCCTACCATTATTATCGAAAGACAGATGGAATTTATGAACGTCTTTCTAGGTTTTGAACAAGCAAATCGATATGCTATAATGGATGTGAACGGAAACAAAATAGCATCAATGATGGAAAGAGATTTTTCTATAACAAAAGCGATAATGCGGCAGTTTTATCGTTTACATAGACCTTTTTTAGTAGATGTCTTTGATAATTGGGGAAACGTTATAATGACGATCAAAAGACCCTTTTCCTTCATCAATTCACACATCAAAACTATCGTCCCTCCTTCAGCATATGTCGACAATAGAAATGAGACCACGCATTGTCATGACGGTGAAGAAGGAACGATAGTTGGAGAAACTATTCAAAATTGGCATCTGTGGAGACGTCGCTACGAATTATTCCAGAAAGATGGAATAGAAGATTCTGCGTTCGATCAATTTGGTAAGATAGATGCGCCATTTTTATCCTTCGACTTCCCCGTAACAGATGCTATGGGAAAGATAATGGCTAGCGTGGATAGAAATTGGGTTGGCTTAGGAAGGGAACTGTTTACCGATACAGGTGTTTATATTGTAAGATTTGACTCGCAAAGATGCTTTAACGATATTTATCCTATTGAAATGCTAAGCTCTCAGGTACTAACTTTAGATCAAAGAGCTGTGTTATTAGCAAACGCTGTCTccattgattttgattatttttcaagacATTCCAGACAATCTGGGGGTTTCCTTTCTTTCGGCGGTGGCTATGATGAGTAG
- the SFC1 gene encoding Sfc1p (similar to Saccharomyces cerevisiae SFC1 (YJR095W); ancestral locus Anc_7.467), with translation MSQKKKASHPAINLIAGGTAGLFEALCCHPLDTIKVRMQIYRRVAGIEHVKPPGFIKTGRTIYQKEGFLALYKGLGAVVIGIIPKMAIRFSSYEFYRTLLVNKETGIVSTGNTFVAGVGAGITEAVLVVNPMEVVKIRLQAQHLTPSEPNAGPKYNNAIHAAYTIVKEEGVSALYRGVSLTAARQATNQGANFTVYSKLKEFLQNYHQMDVLPSWETSCIGLISGAIGPFSNAPLDTIKTRLQKDKSISLEKQSGMKKIITIGAQLLKEEGFRALYKGITPRVMRVAPGQAVTFTVYEYVREHLEKLGIFKKSDIPKPKPLK, from the coding sequence atgtcccaaaaaaaaaaggcttCTCATCCGGCCATCAACCTTATTGCTGGTGGTACGGCGGGTTTGTTTGAAGCATTATGTTGTCACCCTTTAGATACAATTAAGGTGAGAATGCAAATATACAGACGAGTAGCTGGTATTGAACATGTTAAACCTCCAGGGTTTATTAAGACTGGGCGTACTATTTACCAAAAAGAAGGCTTCTTGGCTCTGTATAAAGGTCTAGGTGCAGTGGTCATCGGTATCATACCTAAGATGGCCATTCGTTTCTCCTCTTACGAATTCTATAGAACTTTATTGGTCAATAAGGAAACTGGGATCGTTTCTACCGGTAATACATTTGTTGCTGGGGTTGGGGCTGGTATTACCGAGGCTGTTCTTGTGGTAAACCCCATGGAGGTTGTAAAAATTAGGCTGCAAGCTCAACATTTAACTCCGAGTGAACCAAATGCTGGTCCCAAATACAATAATGCGATTCATGCTGCTTACACTATTGTAAAAGAAGAGGGTGTTTCTGCCTTATATAGAGGCGTCTCCCTAACAGCAGCAAGGCAAGCAACAAATCAGGGTGCCAACTTCACAGTTTATTCTAAGCTGAAGGAGTTTTTGCAAAATTACCATCAGATGGATGTCCTCCCTTCATGGGAAACTTCTTGCATAGGTTTGATTTCAGGTGCAATTGGACCGTTTTCCAACGCCCCATTGGATACTATAAAGACAAGATTACAGAAGGATAAATCTATTTCGTTAGAAAAACAATCCggtatgaaaaaaatcataacCATCGGTGCTCAACTactgaaagaagaaggtttTAGAGCATTATACAAAGGTATTACCCCAAGAGTCATGAGAGTAGCTCCAGGTCAGGCTGTTACCTTTACCGTTTATGAGTATGTAAGGGAacatttggaaaagttAGGTATATTCAAGAAGAGTGATATACCAAAGCCAAAACCATTGAAgtag
- the IME1 gene encoding transcription factor IME1 (similar to Saccharomyces cerevisiae IME1 (YJR094C); ancestral locus Anc_7.465): MQAAVHGKLHAALEDDFSFFPFEQPQQPNTYYDTTIDHEDRPCFSFGSTISPRSWHFEKSDNLPSSQLQHLVHTQPIHLINPQILFNEEFLNLENIDSQPHFKEVKTTKGSITTTAPEKEKKSSNSTRSSSLSSLFSNDDTTSTYNSSFNHHDNFQKENKNDGDIDMIDAIKYETNTNLQKDIKIFQDNIEFNDYANAQEFYTYSANYTFSKSTHIHDSINVKNMDLYSQHQDHYVPHMESIHSFNNRHYGNNKSTNSNNSNNNNNNNNNNNSVSDNIYEAEPFIDEPQVPSYYYPLEMVFDIEKSPPPPLQKLSSKELEFLKKLNAKLSRYAAAYSFSASNDQDYYDKVRFQEISYKFSKTYS; encoded by the coding sequence ATGCAAGCAGCTGTTCATGGGAAACTTCACGCTGCCCTAGAAGAtgatttctcttttttcccttttgaACAACCACAACAACCAAATACTTATTACGACACAACGATCGATCATGAGGATCGtccatgtttttcttttggatcTACAATCTCTCCTAGAAGTTggcattttgaaaaatctgaTAATCTGCCCTCCTCACAACTGCAGCATTTAGTTCATACGCAACCAATTCATTTAATCAATCCTCAAATTTTATTCAACGAAGAATTTCTTAATTTAGAGAATATCGACTCTCAGCCCCACTTTAAGGAAGTGAAAACTACAAAGGGTAGTATAACGACGACGGCAcctgaaaaggaaaagaaaagctcTAATAGTACTAGATCATCTTCTTTGTCATCTCTTTTCTCTAATGATGATACTACATCGACATATAATTCATCCTTCAACCACCACGATAACTtccaaaaggaaaataagaatGATGGTGATATCGATATGATTGACGCAATTAAATATGAAACTAACAcaaatttacaaaaagaCATCAAGATATTCCAAGATAATATCGAATTTAATGATTATGCAAACGCACAAGAGTTTTACACCTATAGTGCAAATTAtaccttttcaaaatctacACACATCCATGACTCTATAAATGTCAAAAACATGGACTTATACTCCCAACATCAAGATCATTATGTGCCTCATATGGAGAGTATACATTCGTTTAATAATCGTCACTACGGCAACAACAAAAGCACTAACAGTAATAAcagtaacaataataataataacaacaacaacaacaacagtgTCTCAGATAATATTTATGAGGCGGAACCTTTTATAGATGAACCTCAAGTGCCATCGTACTATTATCCATTAGAAATGGTCTTCGATATTGAAAAGTCTCCACCACCACCATTACAGAAATTAAGCTCGAAAGAATTGgaatttctcaaaaaattaaacGCTAAACTATCAAGGTATGCTGCTGCTTATTCTTTCAGCGCTTCCAATGATCAAGATTATTACGACAAAGTCAGGTTTCAAGAAATATCCTACAAATTTAGTAAAACCTATTCTTGA
- the SMKI10G2870 gene encoding aldo-keto reductase superfamily protein (similar to Saccharomyces cerevisiae YJR096W; ancestral locus Anc_7.468) produces MVPKFYKLSNGIKIPSIALGTYEIPRSQTAEIVYEGIKCGYRHFDTAVLYGNEKEVGDGITRWLNEDPKNNKRTDIFYTTKLWNSQNGYRKAKAAIQQCLNEVSGLEYIDLLLIHSPLEGSKLRLETWRAMQEAVDAGVVKSIGVSNYGRKHIDELLNWSELRHYPVVNQIEISPWIMRQELADYCKSKGLIVEAFAPLCHGYKMTNPDLLIVCKEVDRNPGQVLIRWSLQHGYLPLPKTRTVKRLEGNLAAYSFELSDEQMKTLDHPDAYEPTDWECTDAP; encoded by the coding sequence ATGGTCCCTAAATTCTACAAACTATCAAATGGAATTAAAATTCCAAGCATTGCCTTGGGTACTTATGAAATTCCAAGATCGCAAACAGCGGAAATTGTGTATGAAGGTATCAAATGTGGCTACCGTCACTTCGATACCGCTGTACTTTACggtaatgaaaaggaagtaGGTGACGGAATTACTAGGTGGTTAAATGAAGatccaaaaaataataaacgTACGGACATCTTTTACACTACCAAATTATGGAATTCGCAAAACGGATATAGGAAGGCTAAAGCCGCTATTCAACAATGTTTGAATGAAGTCTCCGGCCTGGAATACAttgatcttcttttgattcaTTCACCATTGGAAGGTTCCAAATTGAGATTGGAAACTTGGCGGGCTATGCAAGAAGCTGTAGATGCAGGAGTGGTCAAGTCTATAGGGGTTTCAAATTATGGAAGAAAACACATCGATGAACTTTTGAATTGGTCAGAACTGAGACACTACCCTGTAGTCAATCAAATCGAAATTTCACCATGGATTATGAGACAAGAACTCGCAGATTATTGTAAATCGAAAGGTCTAATTGTTGAAGCGTTCGCTCCATTGTGTCATGGCTACAAAATGACTAATCCAGATTTATTAATAGTTTGCAAGGAGGTGGATCGTAATCCGGGTCAAGTCCTAATCCGTTGGTCTTTGCAACACGGTTATTTACCATTGCCAAAAACTAGAACTGTTAAAAGGTTAGAAGGTAATCTTGCTGCTTATAGCTTTGAATTGTCGGACGAACAGATGAAAACTCTTGATCATCCTGATGCATATGAGCCAACCGATTGGGAATGCACCGATGCTCCATGA
- the JJJ3 gene encoding Jjj3p (similar to Saccharomyces cerevisiae JJJ3 (YJR097W); ancestral locus Anc_1.113) — protein MSLANSLTHYEILRIPSDATQEEIKRAYRDQLLHTHPDKLTKNTHGTISSVTINKIQDAYRILSDIRSRCEYDRLILENYKQQGFHNCGDGLDEFSLDDFSFDEDKLEFMMNCPRCQFVNGFHFSESFLDECIDNTNVTERNHSGYQLLTQCSACSLWLKVNFDVEEELAGQ, from the coding sequence atgtcATTAGCGAATTCGTTAACACACTACGAGATCTTAAGGATCCCATCGGATGCTACACAAGAAGAGATCAAAAGGGCATATAGAGACCAATTATTACATACACACCCCGATAAGCTAACTAAAAATACACATGGCACGATAAGCAGTGTCACAATCAATAAGATTCAAGATGCTTATAGAATATTGTCAGATATAAGATCACGCTGTGAATATGATAGGCTGATCCTTGAAAACTACAAACAGCAAGGATTTCACAATTGTGGTGACGGGCTggatgaattttctttagaTGACTTCTCGTTTGATGAGGATAAACTTGAGTTTATGATGAACTGTCCGCGTTGTCAATTTGTCAAtggttttcattttagTGAGAGTTTTTTAGACGAATGCATTGACAACACAAACGTCACTGAAAGGAACCATTCTGGATATCAACTGTTGACCCAATGTAGTGCATGCAGCTTGTGGTTAAAAGTTAACTTTGACGTCGAGGAAGAGTTAGCAGGACAATAA
- the VPS25 gene encoding ESCRT-II subunit protein VPS25 (similar to Saccharomyces cerevisiae VPS25 (YJR102C); ancestral locus Anc_7.474), whose amino-acid sequence MASLPPIYSFPPLYTRQPNSLTRRQQISTWIDIISQYCKSKRIWYMSADGTVINDSTLDGRNTDDNDVKKTSNNLFNNEDIQRSVPQEFIGEIWLQMAKEGKCLPIDQSGRKSSNTTTTRYFVLWKSVDNWASLILQWFEDCGKLNQVVTLYELSQGDETINWEFHGMPENLLYYCLKPLCDRNRATMLKDENDKVIAIKVA is encoded by the coding sequence ATGGCTTCGTTACCTCCAATATATTCCTTTCCGCCGCTGTATACACGTCAGCCTAATTCCTTAACGAGACGGCAGCAAATAAGCACATGGATAGACATCATATCACAATATTGCAAGAGCAAAAGAATATGGTACATGTCTGCTGATGGTACTGTAATCAATGATAGTACCCTAGATGGTAGAAATacagatgataatgatgtAAAGAAAACCTCGAataatcttttcaataatgaagaCATTCAGAGATCTGTACCACAGGAATTCATTGGTGAAATTTGGTTACAAATGGCAAAAGAAGGCAAGTGTTTACCAATCGATCAAAGCGGCAGGAAAAGTAGCAATACCACAACTACGAGATATTTTGTACTATGGAAGAGCGTAGATAATTGGGCTTCATTGATATTGCAATGGTTTGAAGACTGCGGGAAACTAAATCAAGTCGTTACGCTATATGAATTGAGCCAAGGTGATGAGACAATTAATTGGGAATTCCACGGAATGCCAGAAAACCTACTATATTACTGTTTGAAGCCTTTATGTGATAGAAATAGGGCAACGATGCTGAAGGATGAGAATGATAAGGTAATCGCCATTAAGGTTGCTTGA
- the SMKI10G2890 gene encoding uncharacterized protein (similar to Saccharomyces cerevisiae YJR098C; ancestral locus Anc_1.114), translating to MRKVVCNLISEDERYNEELLPASRNSCSDVSSSSVNEAEGELDTIEKVDTLIGGARVISNRVESTSDDEQAARKKESVQPWNDYHENIELTQASTISLDPDDEDLDEIISYSHNGNYDNSHKTFSFSLPFGNTNFRSSSPFAIIKTVLPKTPDEFIRKNLRKNEIKQKLKKSNSISSLEEIELFKDEKGIDNSRIRAVKESLEMDALKNSIKQITADPFDKTHDGYYRSRLESIWHELEGDVVIMGGYRGSVLRDATTHKRIWIPLKAGLNMTKVDLLIGPNDEDELQTQKEIVPDGMLTHIGPVDVSKKLIKKLESNPRLKVQQFGYDWRLSLDISAEHLKNKLEEIYDEQKNKKGVYIIAHSMGGLVAHKVLQDYTHLIRGIIYVGSPSQCPNILGPIRFGDDVMWNKTIFSKETNFFMRSSFYFLPLDGRCFVDRTTLERYDFDFFDTDVWKDLGLSPLVNERREKMAHEKSKLLPRKTKSSLSLKATLNATTKFVLNAPVVRTVAGNNKQSPREIPSDEDFHTSYENCCEYLTRTLKRTKDYLDSLAYDQNKEYPPLAMVYGNKVPTVRGAKVNGIQDIKDGNYEDFYYGPGDGVVHHKWLLPEQRGFPVVCKIASSSGHVSLMTDLKSIAKAFISIVDTEKVKK from the coding sequence ATGAGAAAAGTGGTTTGTAATCTTATTTCCGAAGATGAAAGGTATAATGAGGAATTGCTTCCCGCTTCAAGGAATAGTTGTAGTGATGTAAGCTCTTCTTCTGTAAATGAGGCAGAAGGTGAATTGGATACAATTGAGAAAGTGGATACTTTGATCGGGGGTGCAAGGGTTATAAGCAATAGAGTAGAAAGTACCAGCGATGATGAGCAGGctgcaagaaaaaaggaatcaGTTCAACCCTGGAATGATTATCATGAAAATATAGAACTTACTCAAGCAAGTACGATATCTCTTGACCCTGATGACGAAGATCTCGATGAGATTATTTCTTACTCACATAATGGCAATTATGACAACTCTCATAAAACgttctctttttccttaCCATTTGGTAATACAAATTTTAGGTCAAGCTCACCCTTTGCCATTATCAAAACAGTTCTACCCAAAACTCCTGACGAATTTATCAGAAAGAACTTGAGGAAGaatgaaattaaacaaaaactgaagaaatcaaattccatttcttctttggagGAGATAGAGTTATTTAAAGACGAAAAGGGAATTGATAATTCAAGGATTAGAGCCGTTAAAGAATCCTTGGAAATGGATGCATTGAAGAACTCCATAAAACAGATTACAGCAGACCCATTTGACAAGACTCATGACGGATATTACCGTTCGCGCTTGGAATCTATATGGCATGAATTGGAAGGAGATGTTGTTATAATGGGTGGTTACCGTGGTAGTGTGCTAAGAGATGCTACGACTCATAAGCGAATTTGGATCCCACTAAAGGCAGGTCTAAACATGACGAAAGTAGATTTATTGATTGGGCCCaatgacgaagatgaacTGCAAACtcagaaagaaattgttcCTGATGGAATGTTAACACACATAGGCCCTGTTGACGTCtccaaaaaattgataaagaaaCTAGAGTCAAATCCTAGGCTGAAAGTTCAACAGTTTGGATATGATTGGAGACTGTCGTTGGATATATCTGCTGAGCATTTAAAGAATAAACTAGAGGAGATTTATGATGagcaaaaaaacaagaagggAGTATACATAATTGCCCATTCAATGGGTGGGTTGGTGGCACATAAAGTTCTACAAGATTATACTCATTTGATAAGAGGCATTATCTATGTGGGTTCACCGAGTCAATGTCCCAATATCCTGGGCCCTATCAGGTTTGGGGACGACGTGATGTGGAATAAAACCATTTTCAGTAAAGAAACGAATTTTTTCATGAGAAGCagcttttattttctaccATTAGATGGTAGATGTTTTGTTGACAGAACTACCCTAGAGAGAtatgattttgatttttttgatacaGACGTTTGGAAAGATCTTGGCTTATCACCTCTGGTTAATGAAAGGAGAGAAAAGATGGCCCACGAGAAATCAAAGCTATTACCgaggaaaacaaaatcatcaCTTTCGCTTAAAGCAACGCTAAATGCAACTACTAAGTTTGTTTTAAATGCACCTGTTGTTAGAACTGTAGCGGGCAACAACAAACAATCACCAAGAGAGATACCTTCTGATGAAGACTTCCATACATCTTACGAAAATTGCTGTGAGTATTTAACCAGAACTTTAAAACGTACTAAGGATTATTTGGATTCCTTAGCTTATGATCAGAATAAAGAATATCCTCCATTGGCGATGGTTTATGGTAACAAGGTTCCCACGGTTAGAGGTGCTAAAGTAAATGGTATACAAGATATAAAAGACGGAAATTACGAAGACTTTTACTATGGTCCAGGCGATGGTGTTGTGCATCATAAATGGTTACTGCCCGAACAAAGAGGATTTCCAGTTGTTTGTAAAATTGCTAGTTCCTCTGGTCATGTCAGTTTGATGACGGACTTGAAGTCAATAGCAAAGGCGTTTATTTCTATCGTCGACACTGAgaaggtaaaaaaataa
- the YUH1 gene encoding ubiquitin-specific protease YUH1 (similar to Saccharomyces cerevisiae YUH1 (YJR099W); ancestral locus Anc_7.470) translates to MSENERAVIPIESNPAVFTEFAHKLGLKRAWAYFDIYSLTEPDLLAFLPRPVKAVVLLFPVTANGKMSANKQVSRAFDVVWFKQSIKNACGLYAILHSLSNNRSLLEPNSDLANFLKFQSDNTGSKSTFDDTNTDEFVLNVIKENTQTFSSGQTDAPEATADINLHYITYVEDNGEIFELDGRSLSGPLCLGKSDPNATDLVDQDVVRLRVASYMENASKEDVLHFAMLGLCPTWE, encoded by the coding sequence ATGAGCGAAAACGAACGTGCTGTGATACCAATCGAATCGAATCCTGCAGTTTTTACAGAGTTCGCACATAAACTAGGTCTAAAAAGGGCATGGGcatattttgatatttaCAGTCTAACAGAGCCGGACTTATTGGCATTCTTACCAAGGCCAGTAAAGGCTGTCGTACTACTATTTCCTGTAACAGCAAATGGGAAAATGAGTGCTAATAAACAAGTTTCGAGAGCTTTTGATGTTGTATGGTTTAAGCAATCAATTAAGAATGCGTGCGGTTTATATGCTATTCTTCACTCGCTAAGCAATAATCGGTCATTGTTGGAGCCTAATTCTGACTTGgctaattttttgaaatttcaaagtgATAATACCGGATCAAAGAGTACGTTTGATGATACCAACACTGACGAATTTGTTTTGAACGtaataaaggaaaacacgcaaacattttcttctggaCAAACAGACGCCCCAGAAGCTACTGCAGATATTAACTTACACTATATCACATATGTGGAAGACAACGGTGAGATATTTGAATTAGATGGAAGGAGTTTGAGCGGGCCCCTTTGTTTGGGAAAGAGTGATCCAAATGCCACTGATTTGGTTGATCAAGATGTAGTCAGACTGAGAGTTGCCTCATATATGGAGAATGCTAGTAAAGAGGATGTATTACATTTTGCTATGTTAGGTTTATGCCCCACCTGGGAATGA